The Candidatus Polarisedimenticolia bacterium genome window below encodes:
- a CDS encoding glycosyltransferase, which produces MEDPGREPLIAVVVVARNEAATVGSCLSAARRALEAAGGGEILMVDSASRDRTAEIGMAAGCRVLSVRTAARMTPAAMRWIGAAQTRSRLLLFLDGDCQLEPEFLPAALAAMESEASLGVVAGGRRDFHRTAKGLAPAGGEYYAGGRAAPRRPAYGGCALYRRAALEAAGSFDPFLRAKEEEDLAQRITRAGYRIAVLPVPMIRHVTVPRESLRRLARSLAHGFYVGRGQAMRVFLGRGEYRAAFRDLDRVFLMLGFLLLGMAGAVALARGISWPASLWLFSALVGYALFAVRSGSLSKPAYYATEWIVQGACLFLGFLTPSPPVKSFRWEGTERASGAERPADLPKVLLVAPLPAPPFRGGVEKGVDLLLKGDLARRTSMQLFNTYREQDPTRRLWSRLRYQAGMIRSFRKKLQESPPDLIHIKTSAGINFYQNALYASMGHFLGFPVLLQIHTGRFESFYRGRSWAIRAWIRRVLSRCTGMAALSRSWAERLSAIAPQATIRIVPNGLGEDELDRLSAGGEIRPSQIFFLGTGRKDLNRDKGLHDLLAVVPELARRHPQSRWVLAGLEAPEETREDLRRNGLDREGDEGRILCLGALAPEDREKLLLGSSLLVLPSYYENMPNILLEAMAAGMGVVATDVGAIPEMLGYGEGGLVVAPGDRAALAQALDRLLSAPTLVRAQGKRNRSAITREYTMSEVERKLAVIYREFSGWPEAVFQESASGPSVRPAKITTFPSPSQPVAGP; this is translated from the coding sequence TTGGAGGATCCTGGCCGTGAACCCCTGATCGCCGTCGTGGTGGTGGCGCGCAACGAGGCCGCCACGGTGGGGAGCTGTCTGTCGGCGGCGCGGCGGGCTCTCGAGGCGGCGGGGGGCGGGGAAATCCTGATGGTCGACTCCGCTTCGCGGGATCGCACCGCCGAGATTGGAATGGCCGCGGGCTGCCGTGTGCTTTCCGTGCGGACCGCAGCGCGCATGACGCCGGCGGCCATGAGGTGGATCGGCGCCGCGCAGACCCGCTCGCGCTTGCTTCTTTTCCTGGACGGCGATTGCCAGCTCGAGCCGGAGTTCCTGCCGGCGGCGCTGGCCGCCATGGAAAGCGAAGCGTCGCTCGGGGTCGTAGCGGGAGGCCGGAGAGATTTCCATCGCACGGCAAAAGGCCTGGCTCCGGCGGGCGGGGAGTACTACGCCGGTGGCCGCGCCGCGCCCCGGCGCCCCGCTTATGGCGGGTGCGCTCTGTATCGCCGGGCCGCGCTCGAAGCGGCGGGCTCGTTTGATCCTTTCCTGCGGGCGAAGGAAGAAGAGGATCTGGCCCAGCGAATCACCCGGGCCGGATATCGGATCGCCGTTCTCCCGGTCCCGATGATCCGTCACGTGACCGTTCCCCGGGAGAGTCTGAGGCGTCTGGCGCGGTCCCTGGCCCACGGCTTTTATGTCGGAAGGGGCCAGGCGATGCGTGTCTTCCTGGGGCGCGGAGAGTATCGTGCCGCGTTCCGCGACCTGGACCGCGTTTTCCTGATGCTGGGCTTCCTCCTGCTCGGCATGGCCGGCGCGGTGGCGCTGGCGCGGGGCATCTCCTGGCCGGCATCGCTTTGGCTGTTCTCGGCCCTGGTCGGCTACGCCCTTTTCGCGGTCCGCTCGGGAAGCTTGTCGAAGCCGGCGTACTACGCGACGGAATGGATCGTCCAAGGAGCCTGTCTCTTCCTGGGGTTTCTCACCCCGTCGCCGCCCGTGAAGTCGTTCCGCTGGGAAGGAACGGAAAGGGCATCCGGGGCGGAGAGGCCGGCCGATCTTCCGAAAGTTCTGCTCGTGGCCCCGCTGCCGGCGCCTCCCTTCCGCGGCGGCGTGGAGAAAGGAGTCGACCTTCTCCTCAAGGGGGATTTGGCGCGCCGGACGTCCATGCAGCTTTTCAACACGTATCGAGAACAGGATCCCACGCGGCGCCTCTGGTCGCGGCTGCGCTACCAAGCCGGAATGATCCGGAGCTTCCGAAAGAAGCTCCAGGAGAGTCCTCCCGATCTGATCCACATCAAGACCAGCGCCGGGATCAACTTCTACCAGAACGCGCTTTATGCCTCGATGGGCCACTTCCTGGGTTTCCCCGTTCTCCTGCAAATCCACACCGGCCGTTTCGAGAGCTTCTACCGCGGGCGCTCCTGGGCGATCCGCGCCTGGATCCGCCGGGTTCTCTCCCGTTGCACCGGGATGGCGGCGCTGTCGCGCTCCTGGGCGGAGCGCTTGTCTGCGATCGCTCCTCAGGCAACGATTCGGATCGTTCCGAACGGTCTCGGGGAAGATGAGCTCGACCGGCTGAGCGCAGGAGGAGAGATTCGCCCGAGCCAGATCTTCTTCCTCGGAACGGGACGAAAGGACTTGAACCGCGACAAAGGCCTGCACGATCTCCTGGCGGTCGTGCCCGAGCTGGCGCGGCGGCATCCCCAAAGCCGCTGGGTCCTCGCCGGTCTGGAGGCACCCGAGGAGACGCGCGAAGATCTTCGGCGCAACGGTCTCGACCGCGAGGGCGATGAAGGGAGAATCCTCTGCCTGGGAGCGCTGGCTCCGGAGGATAGGGAGAAGCTGCTCCTGGGAAGCTCGCTGCTCGTTCTTCCTTCCTATTACGAGAACATGCCCAATATCCTGCTGGAGGCGATGGCGGCGGGGATGGGGGTTGTCGCCACCGACGTCGGAGCCATTCCCGAGATGCTGGGATACGGCGAGGGCGGTCTGGTCGTCGCGCCCGGGGATCGCGCCGCCCTCGCGCAAGCCCTTGACCGCCTTCTGTCGGCGCCGACGCTCGTGCGGGCGCAAGGAAAGCGAAACCGCAGCGCCATCACCCGTGAATACACGATGTCGGAAGTCGAGCGGAAGCTTGCGGTGATCTACCGGGAATTCTCGGGATGGCCCGAAGCGGTGTTTCAGGAATCTGCTTCGGGGCCCTCCGTCAGGCCCGCGAAAATCACGACCTTTCCTTCCCCATCGCAACCGGTCGCGGGCCCATGA
- a CDS encoding DUF5989 family protein: MQFGAEFWEFLRVRKKWWLAPIIILCGLLGILIVLTHGSALAPFIYTIF, translated from the coding sequence ATTCAGTTCGGCGCCGAATTCTGGGAATTCCTGAGAGTCCGCAAGAAGTGGTGGCTCGCGCCCATCATCATTCTCTGCGGCCTTCTGGGAATCCTGATCGTGCTGACGCACGGCTCGGCCCTGGCGCCGTTCATCTACACGATCTTCTAG